From Asterias amurensis chromosome 3, ASM3211899v1, a single genomic window includes:
- the LOC139935452 gene encoding carbohydrate sulfotransferase 14-like, translating into MNMEQERRKRALAEVCSHFSIISGPISDYRHLLVNDKHKILFNFIPKVSCTTWKTIWRTLNNNTGKLKNVLKYYRRDDARLKSYRKVLFVREPMSRLLSAYMDKLHSWSFIQRIWEKTYGREIADRYRGDKKQKLGKWWNITFTEFIKYITDRGSGIKMNQLNDHWLPQYKLSRPCHVKYDFIGHFENLAVEGPFVLRWLGIDHLVQFPEYKSSKAKQRFVEYYKSISPDLMRKLMDYYHVDYRLFGYSPDDVMSQVLLGV; encoded by the coding sequence AtgaacatggaacaagaacgtCGAAAGCGGGCACTGGCTGAAGTGTGTAGCCATTTTAGCATAATATCAGGACCAATTAGCGACTACAGACATTTACTCGTCAACGACAAACATAAAATCCTCTTCAATTTCATTCCCAAGGTGTCTTGCACGACGTGGAAGACAATCTGGCGTACACTGAACAACAACACTGGAAAGTTGAAGAATGTACTGAAATATTACAGAAGAGATGATGCCCGGTTGAAGAGCTACCGTAAAGTGTTGTTTGTGCGAGAACCTATGAGTAGGTTACTTTCAGCGTATATGGATAAACTTCACTCTTGGTCTTTCATTCAACGGATTTGGGAGAAGACTTATGGGAGAGAAATTGCCGATCGTTACAGAGGCGATAAAAAACAGAAGCTCGGGAAATGGTGGAATATTACATTCACTGAATTTATCAAATACATCACTGATCGGGGAAGTGGTATCAAAATGAACCAGTTAAATGATCACTGGCTGCCACAGTATAAACTATCACGGCCTTGTCATGTCAAATACGATTTcatcggccattttgaaaatcttGCAGTGGAAGGTCCGTTCGTACTGCGATGGCTAGGTATCGACCACCTCGTCCAATTCCCAGAATACAAAAGCTCAAAGGCAAAACAACGTTTCGTGGAATATTACAAGTCGATATCGCCGGATTTGATGCGGAAACTGATGGATTATTACCACGTGGACTATAGACTGTTTGGATATTCACCCGATGACGTCATGAGTCAGGTTCTACTGGGTGTTTGA